In Aquila chrysaetos chrysaetos chromosome 24, bAquChr1.4, whole genome shotgun sequence, the genomic stretch GTTAGAATTGACATACTTGACTAACAGATAATCCTGGAAAATGTCTGTTCTACCAAAGTGCTCATTTAGTTGTAGAGACTTCTGATCACAAGATGTTCAGTTAAGGAAGACTGCtgataatgattaaaaatacataaattggCAATCTTTAAAAGCAGTTGTGTAAAATAATTCACCTTGCAAACAGTTCCCCACAATATCCTCTCagaggggaggcaggaaagTAAAGACTGAAACATCccttgggagagagaaagacaggaaCTAAAGCATCATGACCTCTGTTGAAATCTCTAAAACATAAAACTTTGTGGAGTTACTTTTGAGGCTCCTCTGGGTCGGTAAGGTGTGAACTCCCACATGAAGAACTTAACTTAGATTAGAATCTGTGTGGGACACTGTAGTACTATGCCATCCCAACTTCTCTATTTCTAGGCATttggagaggagcagagctaGGTGTAGGGGGACACATCTCATGATTTGGGCCTGCTAGCCACCAGCTTGTAGATGCATCTGTTCTCCTGGGCTTAAGGTTGCTGGTAAGATACAGccggcagctgctgctgcctcttcctgCCTTTGCCCCAAATCCAACCCCACCCTGCCCAAGATTGCCTCTCATTACCTCTGTGGCAAGGCAAGGGTGGGGGTAAGGAGCTAAAATTTGTGACGTCTCTGTGATGCTAAGTTGGATTCTGTTTCTGCATATTCTATGGAGACCATCTTCTGCTGGCTTTTGCAGGTAATAAGAGATTACTGTGTATACCAGTGTAGCAGCAGGACTGGCTTTGAACCTTTGGTTTGATGCAATTCAGGCTGGTCCTTTATTGGTGCCTTCGTCTTATTTTGACTGCTGTATTTCTAGGATGACTGCACCAACAGAGGGGGCGTTTCTGATGAGCTTTCGAGTGAGGAGGATGCTGAAGCAATGGCACAACGGATCTTGTTACACCAGAATGTAGAAGGGGCTTCCAGTGACAATAGCTATGAAGAGAAGAGGCCTCTTGTTTCTCTGAACCAGGCTGTCTCACAGGTACTCATGTTGAATTTATGCCATTTTCCACACAATTTTTTGCTGTGGATAATGAgctggttttcctttgttttggcAGGTCAAGCAAGCCCTGAAAGGTGCCAGAGACTCTGATAGTGTCGTGGAATCTGAACTAGAATCTACATTATATAGTCAGGTATGGTTATAAATTCAAGAGACAGCTTTACTGAGCCTGGCCAGTGCAGGGGCATCCTCCCCATCAGAACAGACCATTAGTAAATGATAGTGCTTCTGCATCTTCAGGTATAAGGTGTggcctccctccctgcttgtTTGCAGCTTGTAAACTTTGTTCACAATTGTGAGTaggctactttttttttaacaaaaacaaaacaaacaaaaaaaatcactcttatTGGCAGTGTAGTATGGTCCAAGCTGCCTCTAATTGCTCATGTTCAATCGCTACCATTGCTCTTGTGGTTTGGGTGGCAGCTCTGCATTGTAGCTTTTAGGCTaataaattttgattttaaaatgaaagagtaaATCTATTCTGTGATACATACTCATTCACTCATTCACTtcagggtacttcaggacatggtttagtgggcttggttaatggttggacttgatgatcttgaaggtcttttccaacctaaatgattctattctatgattctattactTCATCTTGTGCCCTGCCACTCCCCCCACctgaaaataaagtagaaataaaatatattaatatcaaattataaatataaaaatctataaataaatataaaatgtgaatgaaattttaaaatagattatgCAAAAGCCAGAAAACTTTTCCATTAGAATGaataattcaatttttattttgtaaagttGGGAATAGAGGTGGGTAACTAATGCTACCTGTGTGCCTTCCTGCCTAGAAATGCTGGTTGCAAAAACTATCACTGAGTAATACTGTTCTTAACAGTTTGCACCAGGTGGGCATGACTGGGAGTTCCTACCTGTGTGCCTTCCTGCCTAGAAATGCTGGTTGCAAAAACTATCACTGAGTAATACTGTTCTTAACAGTTTGCACCAGGTGGGTGTGACTGGGAGTTCTCAGCTGCCCCTGGAAGCTGATTTAGCCGattgctgggggggaggaggacgTGGTTCTGCAAACggtgcagggctgtgctgtgtAAATTTTGCTCTGCCTCAAAGGACATGAGGTCCTGCATTAGTGTGGGATCCCGGAGCTGTAGTGCAACCCGGAGAGACTCAGAAAGTACGCGCCATGACTCTGAGACAGAAGACATGCTTTGGGATGATCTGCTTCATGGGCCAGAGTGTCGCTCATCCTGCACCAGTGACAGTGAGGAAATGACTGTGAGAGGTACCAGGCGGGATTTGAAGGAAGACGTTTTCCAGCAGGTTTGTTGATTTGTATCCAGTAGCTGAGAATACTGTGAAAGATTTCCACatcccccctctttttttccctgtttcaggtgcccctcttccccccccccccccccccccccccttctgtCCAACTAATATGAGACACACCTGAATGCTGTTGGTCTAATATGAGCAACCTAATGCTGGATGAGCCCATTGTGTCAACTGTGCTAATCACATGGAAGTCTGGAATGATCTAAATAGTATCAGTGATcaactccttcctccccactggTATTATCTGGACCACTGCAAtcccaaaacaaaatacttcaccCAAAGACAAATTTGGAATCCCCTTCTCAATCTAAATACTTTCTAggaaaaagcattatttaataGCGGGACAGAAATAGATTATACAccttttgcattcttttctcttttatagaACCATTTGTTTTGGCTGCAGAATACAAGTCCAGCATCTGCAAAAGTGAGTGCACTGATCTGGGAAGGGAATGACTGTAAGAAGGTGGACATGTCTGTGCTGGAGATCAGTGGGATTATCATGAGCAGGGTAAGAGGGCTGTAAGGCATTGCAACCTCTCTCCCTCACACTTTAAAAAACCACTAccaagaaacatgaaaatagcTATACATGCAAATATGAGGTGCGGTATAAAACTGGTCCTTCCTCAACTGCAAATACAGTTGTCCCAAATGTTCTTACTTCAAAATTGCATAAACCAAAATTTAGGAGGTCCTGCTGAAGACTAATCAGAGCTGATTATTGTTGGCTGTGTCTGCAGTGTGCTGAAGGTGGTGGTTTTATTGAGTAATTgattgttgttggttttgtacTGAAAAGGGTGGAATTATTTTAGGCCATGTCCTTTGAAGGGAAGGGGAACTGAAAGCTTGATAAAATTAATGCTGTCACAACACCTTGCCTTTTCCTTGATGCAAAACCCCAGGTAATCATCctatttttgttcctgctttCCAGGTTAATGCCTACCAGCAAGGAGTGGGGTATCAAATGCTGGGAAACGTCATCACCATTGGATTAGCGTTCCTACCATTCCTCTACAGACTCTTCCGCACAGATAACCTGGAGCAGCTGTGCTCCATTTCTCTGAAGGAGCTTTTGCACATCTTTTGTGGAGCACCTGCTAGCACCCCTGTCATTGTTTTGTCTGCGATCAACTTCCTTGAAAGACTTTGCTTAACctggatgtttttcttcatgatgTGTGTTGCTGAGAGGACATACAAACAGGTAGGTTTAAATGTGCTGTTCCCTTTCATGAACCCTGAGGCAGGTGTTCTACCAGAACCATGCTTCCCGAGACACAGGCAAGACAAGCATGTCTTAGTGAGCTCAGGTGTCAAAGCTGGTAAGATGTCTGAGAAGTTTAGGTAGGGAAGTCTGGTAAGACTCCTATTCATCAGTCACAAACTTAAACCTGTCAGTACCCTTCCTGACCCCTATGCTCCCCCTCTTACCCAGCCcccaagggaaaaataacattttaacatCTTGAAATGGCACTCTGCATGGAAGTGAATGCTTCAACATGGAGCtgtttggggaaaaagcagcagcctaCTTAATTGGCCTGTTCTAAGATGGAGCATTAGATAGTTGGCTACATCGTGTTCAGCTCCCTCATCACTGTGGGCAGTAGCTTTGTCCAAGTGGCTGTAAATGTTGTGTGGTAGGCAGGCTGGTGTTACGGTTTTAGCGAGAGCTCTGTGGCTAATCGTGCATAGCAACAGCAGTTCTACCTCTGCCATCCCATGATGACTATGGTTATTTATCTGAGAGGTCTTGCACTGAGGTCCCCTGTTAGGCTCCCTCAGTGTGCCACAAGGCTAACCTTTTCTGCCAGTTACCACTAAGCAATCCCAAGCAATCTTTTTTGGTTTAGACTAATttacatttgtgtgtgtatgtttttgtttttaatttgcagaggTTTTTGTTTGCCAAGCTTTTTAGTCACATTACATCTGCTCGGAAAGCCAGGAAATATGAAATTCCTCACTTTAGACTCAAGAAGGTAGAAAACATTAAGATCTGGTTATCCCTTCGTTCCTATCTAAAGGTCAGTTCTGATCCAAGATTTGATTATTACAGAGAGTGTAACCAAGTCTCTAGGTACATGTACTTTACCTCACTGTTGTTTGGCACTTCAGACAGCACTGCTTGAATTGTTAAACAAGTACAGCTGTTTGTGGTGAGCCTTGACTTCACAGCTCTGCATCCAAGCCTTAGACCTGACTCAGTGTCTTTGTTTCTGTAGAGGCGAGGCCCCCAGCGATCTGTGGATGTTGTTGTATCATCAATCTTTTTACTGGCTCTTTCAATTGCTTTTATATGCTGTGCCCAGGTGAgattttaactttgtttttaaagaagtaggTGGAAAACTCCCAAACTACTGGAGGATTTTCTTTTGCCAACCTACAAAGTGCTTGAACTGTAGCTATTTGTCTCCAAAGTAACATGGAGTCGTTTCCATTTTTATAAGCTTTGTAATGTTTAGTGGGCAATAGATACTCATTCTCTATGTTCACAGGACATCTTACTTAAGAGGGCTAATTGTAGCATCCTCTTTAACCACTGTTGTTGAAAAGCAGGTCCATAACTATTACTTACAACTTTTAATCCTTCACTAAACCTTCTGTTATAGTAAGCAGTGTTAATGCTGGAacttttcttggtttctttggttttggcaaGAGATTCGTTATAATGTTTAGGCAAGTTCTTGATACCATGAAGATGCAGTGGCGGTAGCAGTAAGACTGATGATTAGTAGATACTGAGTCTCACTGCTGTGATTGCTTTTGTAAGCCACAGGTTTCTGGAGGAAGTAATGACAATCCTAGTCCTGCTATATTAGACCCAGTGAGTACATACTGGGAAAGGCAGAATCAGCTTAGCCTGGCTGTGGTGGTCTGAGGCTGCCAGTGGGACAAGCACATGTGAAAGGAATGACATCTTATTGCCTGTTAAttggaaagaggaagaacaagTGTCCTTTTctaagtagaaagaaaaaaaatcaaattccagGCTAAAGCCAGGTTGGAAACCAGGCCTTTTCCTTTAACCTAGTTACATGAATGAATTACAGTTCAAGGGAAAAACTGTCAGTAGCTGTAGAGCATGGATGGATGTCTGTTGAGAAGGGGAGTAAGGGCAATGCTATTGCGCTTTTCCCAAGAACAGGCATGTTACTTGTTATTGACattggcactttttttttttttttcaatacaggTTCTTAAGGGtcacaaaacatttctgaatgcaGCTTACAACTGGGAGTTCCTGATCTGGGAGGCAGcacttcttctttttttactaCGTCTGGCATCTTTGGGCTCCGAAACCAACaagaaatacagtaatattTCAATCTTGCTCACTGAGCAGGTATCTCCATTTAGCTTATTCTCCCTTTGGCTTTGTGGCTTGCTAGGATATAATTACTGCATTTCAAACCAGCTTAAAAAGTActggaataaaattttaaaatttagagaTCAACCCTTGTGCTGGACAGAAGGTAACAGAACACTGtacagctggggaaggacaAGCTGTTAAATGTTTGGACAGACTCAAATTCTAAAATTCGAGGTTATTTTGTCTCTGGGTTAACACGTTAGCCATGTCAGTTGGAAAGGAACGATATTCTCACTGCTAAATTCCTGTCTCTTGATACATCACTTCTTTAGGAGTGAAAGTAGACTGGAAAAAATGGCTCTAATTTCCCTTGGAAATTAGTTGGGGGCTAGTGCTGGAATATTCAACATCCAATCTGTTAACGTCTCTGTCACAGATAAACTTATACCTAAAGATGGAGAAGAAGCCAAACAAGAAAGAACAGCTGTCTCTAGTAAACAATGTTTTGAAACTATCTACAAAGCTACTAAAGGTAAGCTACTCTCCCCAAAAATACAGTTGCTAAATTTTATGGAAGCAATCACTGTGTGTTTTTgctcttcccatttctcttgTCTTGATTAGGTAAGTTTGTGAGAACTAAGGGAGGTTTTCTGTGCTTCTATAGCTATGGTATAAGATAAAGCAATAGAAGACCAGTGTGGTTAATTAGTGCTGCAAACATTTGGTTAGTAGTGGCTTAACTATGATTTAGGTGAGTTGAGAGGCTAGTATGAATGTAGCATGTCTCCTTACTGCTTGAATCTCgttctccttcagcagcttcGATGTTGAAGCTTGTTGACAGTAGCAGAGTATgtatttggaaatgaaagagcACAAAGTCACAAACTAGCCTAGACAAATTCTACAGCCTGTTGTGTCAAGCTCTTGTTATGCAGCTAGTGTTGCTACAAAGGGGACTTGCAGATTCAGCATGGCTGTTTGTTAGAAAACATTGAGCTGCGAGGCCTGAAATAGAGTGGGAATTTCTGTACATACATTTAAGAAAGGATACAGAGGCAGTACATGCTTAGCAACGTCTGCCAGAGCACCAGTACTAAGCTAAAAGTCAGAGGATTAAGTGCTTCTGGTATGGATGAATGctaatggacttttttttcccttttactgCAGGAATTAGATACTCCATTTAGGCTGTATGGACTGACCATGAATCCACTAATCTACAATATAACACGTGTTGTAATACTCTCTGCTGTCTCAGGTGTTATAAGTGATCTTCTAGGATTCAATATCAGAGTAAGTATAACTCCTGTGCAAACTAACAGGAAATGTCTTGTAGGGGTCACTTTTGTACCATTGCCAAATTCTTCCCACCCAAGCAGAAGAAAGGTTGTGGGTTTGAATTAGGATCCCTCTACAGGGTAGTTCAGAGAACAGACCATGCTGAATGACTCTCCATCCCCTGAGCcagtttttttggggggaggacaGGACTGACAAAATTTCAGCGCTGTTCAGGTCTTCAGTGCCCACTTAAAGCTGTTTGTTAGTCAGAATCCTGGGTTCTTTCCCTTGGGAATGAAGACACAGTCCTCCTGTGGCTCACACTTAACAGAGCTTGCTGAGCAGAGCATTCAATGCATGATGGGCAAAAGAGACTGTCTTACCTGTAGATGAAAAGCATTCAGACCATACTCACTCTTAGTATCTCTTTTTAGTTATGGAAAATTAAACCGTGAACTGACCAAACATCAGTGCTCAGCCCTCTCTGCCAGGAAGACAGACCAGAGAAGATAACCAATAGCTTGGGCAAAAAGCAGAGGTACTCTCAAACTACGGAAAACTGTAATTACAATTTTTTGAACGGATTCTCAGTTATGTATCAAAAGCCCTCCCTCTGCTTTACTGTTCTACAACATACAGAATAAGCTGGTCTAATCAGTGAAGTCATCCCATGGCATGCatacacagcaaaacagaattaatgGGGCCAACTACTAGAAGCTGGCACTGAAAATAGATGGAACTGTGTGGGGCATCAAACACTGAAAGCCATACGAAAGCTCCTACTGGAGGGACACTGGTGATTGCTGCAGGTGCCTTGTTTCTGTAAAGCCTGAATCCTGTGCATTTGACAAGTGATGAGTCAGCCCTCCTGTTTCAGTTAGCATCATCCTTTTTCAGAGAGCTCTGGAGCTATACTgaagtttttcagtttgtgcaTCCTTCTTCAGAGTTCTGCTCAGACTGGTAATACTTAGATGCATTTATCTGAATGTGCTGAACAGTGTTTCTTAAAAGCTCAGTGTGCTTGAGGCTTTGCCTCTTTATCCTGAACTACTGCAGGAAGCAGTGAAATTTGGTCTGCATAAGATGAATTCTGCCTCCATGTTGACAGTTAAGCAACATAACAGACTCCTGCTGGCTGGCTTATGTTGGGTGTGCTGCAAATAAATGATGATCATTTTCTGGAAAGCATTAGTTACATGAGAACAACCTCACAACACACACTGCTACCAGTAAAGCATTTATCAACTATGGAATGTTTTGCTCTGTTTGTTCCCTCTAACACCTCAGTTATGCTTTGCCTGGGCTGTGTCCTGAGGGCATCTCAGCATGTCTCCTTCTGACAGCCAGCTTTGCTCAGTGGTGTTGAGCAGCTGTTgcagctctgcactgcagcagtGCCTTACACTGGAATACCTGAGGAAGAAATCTGTTGTGAGAATCAGTTTAGTGGAAGAGATGTGGCAAAGACTTCCTCACCCAAAAGTAGATCAATGTTTAGAAAGGGCATaggacagaaaaaatgttttaatgacaTCTGTAAAGCTTATGTTTTCCTTAACTGACTGCTACCTTCTATTTATTagtaatgaaaaaagcaaaaactgagGAACTTTTCATAGCTTCATTCTTTCACATAAGGGGTAAGATGGTATAAGAATTTTTGGTAGTAAATTGTTTACAGCTATTTTCTGTACAAGGAAAAGTTGTAAGATGTAAAAGGAGATGACAATTTTATATATCAAAATGTACAAATAAACCTACAGTACAAATATTTCATCATTAACAACTGTTTCTACATGACTTAATGATTTTTATAATACCTTTGTTGAACATCTGTTATTTGAACAGAGTCAAGGAAACTGCCAATaataaattgcatttgttttccagaagagTATTATGTTTGTGGGTAAAACCTCGGTCAGATTTAGCGGTTCAAAGTATCACACCACTGAAAGTCAACCAAGAATCTGTTTTATACAGTGCAGAACCAACAGGCAAAgaactggattttctttttaatatctatataaaaaataatgagcGATTTACAGGTCTCTCTCTAGTCAGAACCTCAGAAGTATGTATAAAGGTGCTGTACAATATATAAACATTTACACCCAGTACATCCATACATTGCTTAGCATTCCAAGGCCACATTGCTAAGTCATCTGATACAGTAAGTACAGATACAAGTTCTATGGAGGGAGAAATCACAGACAGGTAAGACACTAAATCAGGTCACTAACATATAGAAAAAATACAGGGGTAGCTGATGAcagggaaataatttcagtggtGCTAATTCATCTTTGTataaaacatctgaaatttgTTACTGTACTCAGTGGTTAGGGCAAGTGCATACAACTCAACATAAAACAATCTCTTGTTAAGAATACATGGTTAATATCTACACAGGCTACTTcaaagtattaaatattttcacagtcATACTCCACAACACGGAGTATTTGTACGTATTATGCTACACAGCAAATCTCAATAGATCATCCAATGTCAAGCAGCAGAGCACAGTTCAGATCTGCTTTAAAGcctatttaattttcaaagtctttgtttaaaaagctgtttgagTAGTCATCAGTACTTCTAAAGAATTTAACTCAGAACTGATTCACTGTGCTTCActaagctttaaaaacattaaatgtttcAAAGCCAGAACGCAATATTCACTCTTTCACTTTCAAATAGCAAATCGTATTAGTTTGAATTTTAACATGAGTAAGTAAAGCTTGACCTTTAACACTTCTCTCCTTCTGCAATCTGGACCAATGGGCTCCTTTTACCACTTTTTTGCAGTCATTAAAAACCTAACATGTCAGGAAGTCATCACTAAAACCATGACTAAAATAAAACCCTTCAATTTATGCAGTCTGCTGTTCTTACAGCTGTAGGACTGATGTGTCAGTAAATTCTGATGGCAACactcctcttttaaaaataggtattCTAGCCCAAACAATAGATATTAAGTCTCATGTACCCTGTATATCATCCTATTTAGCACTCTTAGAACAGATCACACATTCAAAGTAAAATATGGGAGACTTCTAATATACACAGGCAAGAACTTCATTTAAGAAGCTGCTATGGCAGTTGGTTCTGTCCTAGAGGTCAATTGTTATCTCTACACAGGGAAAAAATCCAATTCCTAACTAGCATTAAGTAAAGATGGGACTTCAGTATACAGCACCACAATGaggctgaaaataaatatgcactCATTGCTTATGTTTACAAAGAATGCTAAGGATGACACAGTGCCACAAGTGAAACCAAAGGAATTATGTTATTTAACAGAACccagaattttctcttttcagacaCATGTTTGCAAAGAGTTGTTATAACCATCCTTATGaatcaagaaaataaagcaattttgctgtgttcataaaaagcaaaattacaaaacattGATTAtgtcaaatataatttttatctACACAATTCTGTATTAGGtataaaaatttaagaaaaacatcaacTGAACAGCAACGGGCTCGTTTGCTGCCCTAGAATTGATAGAACCAACTCACCCATCTTCTTACTGAACCAGCAAGAACATGTGTATTTCCTTATGTAAACATGCAACATGCTCTTGAGAAAATACccatttcaaacaaaacctTGCCTTTTCTGTGACTGGAATACATACAAGAAGGATTAGATTGACTGGATACAGTAGCTAACTTGGCACAAGAACAAGAAGTGAGTCATGATCACATTGGCAATATAggcattaaataattttgttcagaAACTCACAATACTATCTGAGAAAGCCGTAGCAGTGCAACGTTGAGAGCAGCAGAACACCGCCTTCAAAAGGACAAGGGGACAGCAGCTTATGGAAGAGTTTCATTTAAGCAATCCAAAAGGTCCTTCATGCAGCTTAGATTAATTTAAGAACGAATCAAATACTTTCCACCCTCTAaccagtttctgaaaaaaatgacaattttgtgaaaagaaacaatgcTTTTAGATGACCAGTA encodes the following:
- the PHTF1 gene encoding protein PHTF1 isoform X1, which produces MASRDRDAISWYQKKIGAYDQQIWEKSIEQTEMKVTAAAGRSPGSAPLAANRPLFSASQGFKNKPKKKGHIQPDLIDVDLIRGSTFAKAKPEIPWTSLTRKGIVRVVFFPLFSQWWIQVTSQRIFMWLLVLYVMQVIAVVLYFMMPVVNASEVMGPMCLMLLMGTVHCQIVSTQINKPSGNNGLSRRRRKLRKSVGVDGNSWSSPDKNSKEEQSESASILNNLFSMLFRRRIRRVKLVAEKGTETENGVNAVNNGIKHRHARSEYRLLHFKEKNKLSDEEKSHQDDCTNRGGVSDELSSEEDAEAMAQRILLHQNVEGASSDNSYEEKRPLVSLNQAVSQVKQALKGARDSDSVVESELESTLYSQDMRSCISVGSRSCSATRRDSESTRHDSETEDMLWDDLLHGPECRSSCTSDSEEMTVRGTRRDLKEDVFQQNHLFWLQNTSPASAKVSALIWEGNDCKKVDMSVLEISGIIMSRVNAYQQGVGYQMLGNVITIGLAFLPFLYRLFRTDNLEQLCSISLKELLHIFCGAPASTPVIVLSAINFLERLCLTWMFFFMMCVAERTYKQRFLFAKLFSHITSARKARKYEIPHFRLKKVENIKIWLSLRSYLKRRGPQRSVDVVVSSIFLLALSIAFICCAQVLKGHKTFLNAAYNWEFLIWEAALLLFLLRLASLGSETNKKYSNISILLTEQINLYLKMEKKPNKKEQLSLVNNVLKLSTKLLKELDTPFRLYGLTMNPLIYNITRVVILSAVSGVISDLLGFNIRLWKIKP
- the PHTF1 gene encoding protein PHTF1 isoform X6, with protein sequence MASRDRDAISWYQKKIGAYDQQIWEKSIEQTEMKGFKNKPKKKGHIQPDLIDVDLIRGSTFAKAKPEIPWTSLTRKGIVRVVFFPLFSQWWIQVTSQRIFMWLLVLYVMQVIAVVLYFMMPVVNASEVMGPMCLMLLMGTVHCQIVSTQINKPSGNNGLSRRRRIRRVKLVAEKGTETENGVNAVNNGIKHRHARSEYRLLHFKEKNKLSDEEKSHQDDCTNRGGVSDELSSEEDAEAMAQRILLHQNVEGASSDNSYEEKRPLVSLNQAVSQVKQALKGARDSDSVVESELESTLYSQDMRSCISVGSRSCSATRRDSESTRHDSETEDMLWDDLLHGPECRSSCTSDSEEMTVRGTRRDLKEDVFQQNHLFWLQNTSPASAKVSALIWEGNDCKKVDMSVLEISGIIMSRVNAYQQGVGYQMLGNVITIGLAFLPFLYRLFRTDNLEQLCSISLKELLHIFCGAPASTPVIVLSAINFLERLCLTWMFFFMMCVAERTYKQRFLFAKLFSHITSARKARKYEIPHFRLKKVENIKIWLSLRSYLKRRGPQRSVDVVVSSIFLLALSIAFICCAQVLKGHKTFLNAAYNWEFLIWEAALLLFLLRLASLGSETNKKYSNISILLTEQINLYLKMEKKPNKKEQLSLVNNVLKLSTKLLKELDTPFRLYGLTMNPLIYNITRVVILSAVSGVISDLLGFNIRLWKIKP
- the PHTF1 gene encoding protein PHTF1 isoform X10, with the protein product MAQRILLHQNVEGASSDNSYEEKRPLVSLNQAVSQVKQALKGARDSDSVVESELESTLYSQDMRSCISVGSRSCSATRRDSESTRHDSETEDMLWDDLLHGPECRSSCTSDSEEMTVRGTRRDLKEDVFQQNHLFWLQNTSPASAKVSALIWEGNDCKKVDMSVLEISGIIMSRVNAYQQGVGYQMLGNVITIGLAFLPFLYRLFRTDNLEQLCSISLKELLHIFCGAPASTPVIVLSAINFLERLCLTWMFFFMMCVAERTYKQRFLFAKLFSHITSARKARKYEIPHFRLKKVENIKIWLSLRSYLKRRGPQRSVDVVVSSIFLLALSIAFICCAQVLKGHKTFLNAAYNWEFLIWEAALLLFLLRLASLGSETNKKYSNISILLTEQINLYLKMEKKPNKKEQLSLVNNVLKLSTKLLKELDTPFRLYGLTMNPLIYNITRVVILSAVSGVISDLLGFNIRLWKIKP